In Salminus brasiliensis chromosome 24, fSalBra1.hap2, whole genome shotgun sequence, one genomic interval encodes:
- the LOC140546612 gene encoding histone H2A-like — translation MSGRGKTGGKARAKAKTRSSRAGLQFPVGRVHRLLRKGNYAERVGAGAPVYLAAVLEYLTAEILELAGNAARDNKKTRIIPRHLQLAVRNDEELNKLLGGVTIAQGGVLPNIQAVLLPKKTEKTVKTKFEKKTPNSVSPTHCRPPNGKRTTSRRPMSGKRLESLKAM, via the exons ATGAGTGGAAGAGGCAAAACCGGTGGTAAAGCTAGGGCCAAGGCTAAGACTCGTTCGTCCCGCGCCGGACTGCAGTTCCCAGTTGGCCGTGTGCACAGGCTCCTGCGTAAAGGCAACTACGCTGAGCGGGTCGGCGCCGGCGCTCCCGTCTACTTGGCCGCCGTCCTGGAGTATCTCACCGCTGAGATTCTCGAGTTGGCTGGCAACGCCGCCCGCGACAACAAGAAGACCCGTATCATCCCCCGTCACCtgcagctggctgttcgtaacgacgaggagctgaacaaactgctcgGAGGAGTCACTATCGCCCAAGGTGGTGTGCTGCCCAACATTCAGGCTGTACTGCTGCCTAAGAAGACCGAGAAGACTGTGAAGACAAA GTTTGAAAAGAAGACGCCCAATAGTGTGTCACCGACGCATTGCCGGCCGCCCAATGGGAAACGGACAACTTCAAGACGCCCAATGAGCGGCAAGCGGCTTGAAAGCTTAAAAGCCATGTGA
- the LOC140546977 gene encoding histone H3, which yields MARTKQTARKSTGGKAPRKQLATKAARKSAPATGGVKKPHRYRPGTVALREIRRYQKSTELLIRKLPFQRLVREIAQDFKTDLRFQSSAVMALQEASEAYLVGLFEDTNLCAIHAKRVTIMPKDIQLARRIRGERA from the coding sequence atggcaagaaccaagcagACCGCCCGTAAGTCCACCGGTGGCAAGGCCCCGAGGAAGCAGCTCGCCACCAAGGCTGCTCGCAAGAGCGCCCCAGCCACCGGCGGCGTGAAAAAGCCTCACCGTTACAGGCCCGGCACCGTGGCTCTGAGGGAGATCCGCCGCTACCAGAAATCTACTGAGCTGCTGATCCGTAAGCTGCCCTTCCAGCGCCTAGTGCGTGAAATCGCtcaggacttcaagactgaTCTCCGCTTCCAGAGCTCCGCCGTCATGGCCCTGCAGGAGGCCAGCGAGGCGTACTTGGTGGGTCTGTTTGAAGATactaacctgtgcgctatccacgccaagagagtcaccatcatgcctaaagacatccagctggcccgccgtattcgcggagagcgcgcttaa
- the LOC140546845 gene encoding histone H2B translates to MPEPAKSAPKKGSKKAVTKTAGKGGKKRRKSRKESYAIYVYKVLKQVHPDTGISSKAMGIMNSFVNDIFERIAGESSRLAHYNKRSTITSREIQTAVRLLLPGELAKHAVSEGTKAVTKYTSSK, encoded by the coding sequence atgcctgagccagctaagtccgcgcccaagaagggatccaagaaagccgtgaccaagacggccgggaaaggcggcaagaagcgcagaaagtccaggaaggagagctatgccatctacgtgtacaaggtgctgaagcaggtccaCCCTGACACTGGAATCTCCTCTAAAGCGATGGGCATCATGAACTCGTTCGTGAACGACATCTTCGAGCGCATCGCCGGTGAGTCTTCTCGTTTGGCTCACTACAACAAACGTTCTACTATCACCTCTAGGGAGATCCAGACTGCTGTGCGTCTGCTCCTTCCCGGTGAGTTGGCCAAGCACGCCGTGTCAGAGGGCACAAAGGCCGTCACCAAGTACACGAGCTCCAAGTAA